The Candidatus Binataceae bacterium nucleotide sequence ATGGTCACGAGCGGAATCGCGACCAGCCATGCGAACGCGCCGCCTGCGAATACCAGCGCCGCGATCCGAATTCCCACGATATAGCCGACGCCTAGCAGCGCCGCCGATACGTTGATCGATCCTGATACTGCCGCCGCGCCGATCCATCGGCCAAAGCCGAGCGTTCCGGGAATCACTCCGAGCACGTCCTGCGCGGCTTTCAGAACGGCCGAGATGATTCCGCCCCACAAGAGCGGCGCAGCGCTCGCCGAGCTCTCGCCCGTGCGCAGCACTTCCGCGCACGCGAGGCCCTCGGGAAATGGCAATTGCTCCTCGACGATATAAGGGCGGCGCAGGAACACTACCAGCAGCGAGCCCATCGTCGCGCCCGCGGCGCTGAGCGCGGTCACTTCGAGATACGGCAGATGCGCTCCGCCGCCCAGGATTACGAGCGCGGGAAACGTGAAGATCGCACCAGCCGCGACCGCCTCACCGGCGGACGCGACGGTCTGCACAAAATTGTTTTCGAGAATCGTCGAGCCGCCGAGCGCCCGCAGGATCGCCATCGAGATGACGGCGGCCGGGATGCTGGCCGACACCGTCATCCCGGCGTAGAGCCCAAGATACGCATTGGCCGCGCCGAGAATCAGCGCAAGCGCGATTCCGAGAAGGAAGCCGCGCGCAGTCAGCTCGCGCGGCGTGTCGTGCGGCTCGCTCCCGGATCGTGGCACGCCGCAACTATACGTATCGCGGGATCGGCGGGCGAGCGCGAATCGCGCTCAGTCGCCGCCACTCGAGCCGCTGGGATAGGTAACTTCCTTGCCGGCCTCTTTCCAGCCCTTGATGCCGTCCTTCATCACTTCAACGTTGGTATATCCAGCTGCGGTCGCTCGCCGAGCGGCCTCGTGCGAAGCCATTCAATGGCGGTCGGCGCAATAGAAGACGAGCAGCGCGCCCTTGTTCGGCGGCAGCTCGGTCGCGACGTTGTAGTTGTTGTCGCTCGTCAGCAGATGCGCGCCGGGTATCACGCCCGCGGTGCTGCGCAGGCCGTCGCCGTTCGCGTCGTAGATGTTCACGTGCGAGGCGGGATCGTTCATCAGCTTCGTCAGATCGGCGACGCCGATAATCTTGAAGTTGTCGGTTTCCTTGTTCTTGAGGATATCCGAAAGCTCGAACGCACGCGCCGAGCTGCATAGCCCGACGATCACGAACGCGAGCGTCGCGAGCGCAATCAATCGCGACAGAGATTTCGCGGTGTTTCGTTCCATGCGCTGATTTTAGCAACGCCGGCTGGATCAGAGAACGCCGGAAATTCGCCTACACGTGGTCGAACAATCGCACCCAATCTTCGAGCGCCGACTCATGGCCCGGCACGAGCTGGATCACGAACTGATCGGCGCCGCCGTCGCGGAGCTTGCGAATCCGGTCGCGCAGCTCGGGCGCCTTGGCGGTAAAGGTCGTCGCCGAGATCAGCTCGCTGGTGAGAAACTTCTCCTCTTCGGGACGCACGCCCAGCAGATGCATCTTGTGCATCTGGAGATAGCGCGCATCGGCCGGCTGATAGGTCGCGTACTGCGCGCGATACGCATCGAGCAGCGGCTGAATCGCCGGCGGCAGGTCGAAACTCAGCGTCTGCTCGACGAGGCCGTGCAAGAACACCACCGCGAGCGGTCCGGCCTGCGCCCTGGCGCGCGGGCTCGAGGGAGACTCGCCCTCGCCAAGAACGCATCCAAGTCCGAACACGGTGCGATAGAGACTCCGCGGCTCACGCGACGCGGCGCGGCAGGCCTTGTCCATTTCCTCGAGCTCGGACAGCACGCGCGGTACCGCCGAAGCGAAAGTGATCCAGCCGTCGGCGATCTCGGCAGTGAGCTTGCGCGCCTTGGGCGCGAACGCCGAAATGTGAAGCGGAATTTTGTCCTTGATGTTGATCATCCCGAGCTCGGGATTGAGAAATCGAATCTTGCGCGCCGCTCCCTCGCATTCCCATTCCACGAGCTTGCCTTCGAGCAGCTCGCGCACGACGCGGATGTAATCGCGCATCTCGCTGAGTTTCATCGGCGGCAGGCCCATGGTATTGCGCGCAGTGAAGCCCGTGCCGACGCCGAAGACGATCCTGCCGGGCGCGAGCTTGTTGAGCGTCGCGAGGCCGTTGGCTGTGGCCGGTGCGATTCGATTGGTCGGCACCAGCACCCCCATGGCAAGCTTGATGCGCGAGGTCTGCTCAGCCGTCAGCGCCATCGAGACGAAAATCTCTGGCGCGAGCATCTGCGAATCGTAGAACCACGCGTGCGAGAACCCCAGCTCCTCGGCGCGTTTGACGGTCCGCCACGCATCGACGTTCGAGGCCAGCGCGATTCCAAACTCCATAGTCGATTCTCCCGCCGAGGGTTCGGCTGATGTCAAAACTATTATCATTTTCGCCACGTGCGAAAGCGCGTATCATCGGGCGCTGACTTAAAGATTGCGAAAGGATACATCGCCGATGCTCAAGCTGTGGGAACATCCGTTTTCGCCTTACGTACAGAAGGTGAAAATCGCGCTCTATGAAAAGAACATCCCGTTCGAAGCCCAGGTGCCCGAAGCGTTCAGCGGTGCGCCGACTTCATACGCCGAAACCAACCCGCGCATCGAAGTTCCCACGCTCGTCGACGACGGCTTCAAGATTTTCGATTCGACCGTGATTCTCGAATACATCGAGGACAAGTGGCCTGAGCCGCCCATGCTTCCCAAGGGGCCGCGCGAACGCGCGCGGGTCAGGATGCTCGAAGACGTCTGCGATACTTACTACGAAGCGATCAACTGGGGACTGATGGAAATCCTCGCCTGGAAGCGCACCGGCGGCGAGCTCGCCGATCGGCTCGTGGCGCGGGCGAAAGAACAAACCGACGGCATCTATTCGTGGCTCGAACGCGAGCTCGGCGGACGCGAATATTTCAACGGCGCCACATTTGGCCACGGCGATCTCAGCCTGTATCCATACGTGCGCGGCTCTGTCGTGTGGGGGATGCCGCCCGCGCCCGAGTCGCCAATCGGCAAATGGCTCGCGCGCGTCGAGCCGCGCGAGAGTATCCGCAAAACGATTGCGGCAACCAGCGACTTCACCGGCGGGATGGACGTGCTGCCGCAGATGCTGGCCTCGGGCGGCTTCACACGCCAATACCGCGACCATCGCCTCGAATGGATGCTGCGCAGCGGCGGCGTCGAGGTGGTGCTCGAAGGCATCGCAAAGAAAACGATCCGTTTTTCAGAAGAGATCAACTAACCAACAGGATCGCGTCATTGTACGCATCCCTCTTCGTCATCGGGGAGGGAGTTTTTCGATCTTGACGAATTAGAGCTATTACTCTATAAATTAGAGCCGTAACTCTAATGACGGAAGAAACCACGACCCTCATCCTCGACGCGGCGCTGAAGCTCTTCAATGGCGATGGCACCGCACGCGTGTCTACCAATCACGTGGCAAAGGCCGCCGGCATCAGCCCGGGCAACCTCTACTATCACTTCCGCAACAAGGCCGAGATCATTCGCGCATTGCTCGAGCGGATGATTGGCGAGGCCGACACCATCTGGGGCTCGGGGCGCGCGCTGCGCGGCGGATTCGACGACCTGCGTGAGATTCTCGCGCACTCGCTCGAGATCGTCTGGGACTACCGTTTCTTTTATCGCGAGCTCGCGCCGCTGGTGCAGGGCGATCCGATCCTGCGCCGCCGCTACTCCGCGATTCGCCGCCAGCGCCTCACGCAGATCTCCGATCTCGTCCAGGTCTTCAACGATGCGGGGCTGATGCGCGGACCGCGCGGCGCCGAGCGCGACGCGCTGGTGAAGCTCTCGTGGATGGTCGGCGAGTTCGCGCTCGCTTCGGCCGAACTCGACGGCGCAGCGGCCAGGCGCGCGTCGATCGAGCAATCAGTCGAAATGCTGTTCGCGTTGTGGCGCCCATATCTCACTCCGTCGCCGGGAAAATGAAGGAGGCTTGCCGATGAACTCCAAAGCAATCACTCGCCGTAGCTTTCTCGCTTCTGCCGCCGCTTCGATTGTGCTCGTCGCAGGCAAGGCGCACGCCTACTATGGAGAGGGAATCTTTGACGGCACCAAGGGACCGGCGTGGCAGCCGTGGACCGATTGGTCGCCCGATGCGCCCACTGAGCCGCTCAACCCGGTGCGCGCCGCGATTCTGGCCGCCAATCCGCACAATACGCAGCCGTGGCTCTTTCGCGTAAGCCCGACGCAGATCGATCTCTTCGCCGATACCAGCCGTAACATCGGCAGCTTCGACCCGTATCTGCGCGAGATGCACGTCGGACTCGGCTGCGCGCTCGAGAATCTGATGCTGGCCGCGCCCGCCAACGGCTACGCTTGCGATCTTCGGCTGCTGCCTGGCCCGCCCGACCAGGTTGCGCGCGTGAGTCTCGCGCCCGCGCCGCGTCGTCAATCCGAGCTTTGCAGTGCGATCACGAAACGGCACACGAATCGCGGCGCATACGATACGCATTGTCCGATCGGCAACGCGAGCTGCGACGCGCTTGCGGCGCTCGGCAACGATGACCAGGAAGTTCGAATCGTATGGTTCCGCAATGCCACGGAGCGCGACGCTTTCGGTTCGGCGACGATCGACGCAACCGCCGCGATAATTGCCGATGACCAGCAGTCACGCGACAGCTACCGCTGGTTGCGTCCTAACTATGACGCCGTTCAGCGCTATCGCGATGGCCTCTCAGTGCTCTCACAGCCGGTCGGGGGTTTGACGCGGGCCGTCTCCGAGCTGATTCGGACGCCGCGTCCGATAGTCGACAAATTCTGGCTCGCCAGCACGCGCGACACGCAGCTCGCGACCGCGAGCGCCTTCGGCATCATCGTCGTGCCCGATTCGCGCAGCGATCTCTATCGCCTGCGCGCAGGACGGCTCTGGCAGCGGATGCATCTGTGGGCGGTGCAGAACGATCTCGCGATGCAGCCGATGAATCAGATAATCGAACGCGCTGAACGCGAGCAGAGCGCCGGCCTCGAGCCGCAATTCAAAAACGTGCTCGCGAATTTAATTGGTAACTCGCAGTGTCAGGCCGTGATGGCGTTCCGAGTCGGTTATGCCTCGCAGGACGCGCGCCCGAGCGCACGTCGTGACGTCGATTCAGTGGTAATCAGCTAGAGGCTCATCGTTCACGATCGGTTCGAGGTCGTGAACGATGTTTCCTTTGAGGATCGGCACGCATTCTGCCGGCATCTCCTGCGAAAAGGTGTGACCGGCTTCGCGCAGGGTCGCGATGAAGCGATCGAGATGCCGCATCGCGGGCGGATAGATATCGTGCAGCACGACTAGCGCGTGCGGCTTCGATGGGATCTCGGCGAGCGCGCGATCCATCCAGCCATCATGATGGATCCAGTCCTCGGGCACGCAGTTCCACAGCACGCAGGTGTAGCGATGCGCGACCAGGTGATCGACGGCGGCGCGGCTCAAGAGATGCTTGCCGATTTTGCCGCCGCCGCCGAACGGCCGGAACATCGGCGGGTCGCTCGCGAGCGCGGCGATTCGCGCCTCGGTGTCGCCGATCTCGCGCTCGGCGGCGTCTGCGCGCGGATCGTCGCCGAGCGGCATCTTGTGCGTCATCGAATGATTGCCGATTAGATGACCTTCGGCGATCGCGCGCCGCGCCAGATCGAGATTCTCGGGTGCGGCGAGTTGCTTGCCCAGCACGAAGAAAACCGAGCGCACGCCGCGATTCGCGAGCACGTCGAGCACCTGCGGCGTGCTCGTCGCGTCGGGGCCATTATCGAATGACAGCGTGACGACGCTCATCGCGAAAGGCTCTTACTTCGCAGCGGCGAAACGGAACGCGTCGCCATGTTTCGAAATTTTGCCCGCCGACGGCGTCGCGAAGTGCGTCCCGAACACGAGGACGCCCGAGTCCGCATACTTCTCGCAGAACGCGCGCCGCGTCTTCTTCGCCATCGCGCCGTCGGAATCGAAGCCGTCGTCCCATTCGGGGTATTGGCACTGAATCGGATGATGCATCAGGTCGCCGGTGATAACGGCCTCCTGACCCTTCGACGAAATGCGCACGCTCATGTGGCCCGGAGTGTGACCGGGAGTCGGCTCGTACCACACCTCGCTCGTCACGCGATGGTTGGGATCGACGAGGTCGGCGAGTCCCTGGTCAACGATCGGCCGCACCGAATCCTCGACCGGGTCGCGCATATCGGCGCCGTCGAAATGCGACCAGTAATCCCACTCCGTGCCGCCGAAGAGATAGCGCGCGTTCGGAAAAGTCGGCATCCACTTGCCGTTTTTCATCGTCGTATTCCAACCGACGTGATCGACGTGCAGATGCGTGCAGAGCACGCGATCGATTTGCTCGGGCTGGTGCCCGGTTTTGGCGAGGTCGGAGAGAAACGGCAGTTGGAGCTTGTTCCAGGCCGGGTTCGAGCGGACCTTGTCATTGCCAATGCAGGTATCGACGATGATGCGCTTGCCGTCGGATTCGACGACGAAGGCGTGGACGCTCATGCGAAGCTGGCCGGTTTCGTTGGAGAAGACAGGATAGAGCCAGTCAGCTTCCTTCTTGACGTTTTCCGCCGTGGCAGCAGGCAAAATCCAGGTCCCGCGCCATGCGCCTTCGGTCTCCACGATCCGCTTGATAGTAACGTCGCCGATCTTCCACTCGTTCATCGTGCAAACCTCGCTCGGTAATTAGCGCGACCTTAACCCGAACGGGCATCGCGCGCCAAGCCCTTATCGGAACGGGGCCAAGCGTCGTCCACCACTCTTATTGACACAGTGTCGGTAACGGTTTAAGCAGGTGGAACGCCAATGATTCGGGATTTGAGTTGAAGCCGGCTCTATTCAATTACGCGGCGCCAGAAAAGCTCGACGATGCGCTGGCACTGCTCGCGCAGAGCACCGACGCGAAACTGCTCGCGGGCGGGCAGAGCCTGGTGCCGATGATGAATCTGCGGCTCGCGCAGCCCGCCGCGCTGCTCGATTTGAACCGTATCGCAGCTCTCGCGGAGATTTCGATCACCGCGCAAGAGATCCGGATCGGCGCCATGACGCGGCATCGCGCGATCGAAACTTCGGCGGACCTCCGTGCGGCGATGCCGATTCTGCCGCGTGTGGCGTCCGAAATTGGCCACCTCGCCATTCGTAATCGCGGCACGATCGGCGGCTCGCTCGTGCATGCCGATCCCGCCGCAGAGTGGCTGCTCGCGGCAGTCGCGCTCGACGCTTCGATCGTGATGCGCTCGACGCGGGACGAGCGGGTCGTGCCCGCGCGGGACTTCTTCGTCGCACCGATGACCACGGCAATCGATGCGGATGAAATTCTCACCGAGATCAGATTTCCGCGCCCCGCGGGCCGTGTGGTGTATGGCTTCGCCGAGATGTGCCGGCGGCATGGCGACTTCGCGATCGCGGCGGCGCTGAGTCGCGCAGTGTTCGATGCATCTGGGCGGCTTGCGAAAATTCAACTGTGCATCGGCGCCGCGCATCCCGTGCCGCTGATGGTGACAGGGCTCGACTCTTTGATTCGAAATCGCCAGCAAGATGATCTGCGTAGTGCGGCGCGGATGGCTTCGGAAGCCGTCGAGCCGAGCTCTGACATTCACGCTTCGGAGGATTTCCGCCGCCGTATTACGCAGACGCTAGCGTATCGCGCACTCGCTGAATGCCTCGCGGAGACCGAAGGAGCGCGTCGGCATGCCTGACCTCGAGTTCCGCGATCGGATCGCGATCAAGCTCCGCGTCAACGGGCGCGAGTTCGAACGCGAGACGAGCCCGCGCAAGCTGCTCGCGGATTTCATCCGCGACGACCTCGGCCTGACTGCGACGCACCTCGGGTGCGAGCACGGCGTGTGCGGCGCCTGCACCGTGATTGTGGATGGGCAAAGTCTCCGCTCGTGCCTGATGTTCGCGGCGCAGGCTGATGGCGCCGATATCCTGACCGCCGAGGGCCTCGCGCGCGGCGCCGAGCTGCATCCGTTGCAGCAGGCGTTCCACGAATGCCACGCGTTGCAATGCGGCTTCTGCACGCCGGGATTCTTGATGACGGCGTACGAGTTGATCGCAAGCGGCGCGCCCCTCGACGAAGCGGCCGTGCGCGCGGCGCTCTCCGGGAATCTCTGCCGATGCACCGGCTATGCGAATGTCGTCGCGGCCGTGATGCAGGCGATGGGCACGCGAGGCAGCGGTGGCGAGTAGCGCGGCATCTCCCCTCGGCACCGGCAAACTCGTCGGCGCGTCCGTCCTCCGCGTCGAGGATCGCCGCGCGCTCATGGGCAAAAGCCAGTTCGTCGATGACGTGCGGCTGCCCGGCACGCTCGCGATCGCATTCGTGCGCAGCCCGTACGCTCACGCGCGGATCCTGCGAGTCGACGCCACCACGGCGCGCGCGCATCCCGGCGTTCACAAGGTGTTTACCGCCGAAGAACTCGAAGGCAGCGCTGCCGTGATGCGCGTCGAATGGGATCCCGCTTCGCGCTCGCCGCAGCATAAGACCTGCGAATGGCCGGTGCTGGCACGCGATAAAGTGCGCTTCGTTGGCGAAGCGGTGGCCGCGATCGTCGCCGATGATCGCTATGTCGCCGAAGACGCGGCGGAACTCGTCGAGATTGACTACGAACCGCTGGAGCCTGTCGTCGATATGGAGCGCGCGCTCGATGCGGCTTCGCCGCTCGTGCACGACGAATGGGGCGACAACGTGCTGGTCGCGGTCAAGGCGGAGTTCGGCGATGTCGCGCGCGCCTTCGCCGAGGCCGACGTCGTGATCGCCGAGCGCTTCACGACCGGACGCCATACGGCCTTGCCAATGGAAGGCCGCGCGTGTCTTGCAATCTACGAGCCTGCCAGCGGGCAGCTTACTTTCTGGTCGTCGTCGCAGATCCCGCACGTGCTGCGAACGCATCTGGCGCAGATTCTTGATTTCCCTGAGCACCGCCTGCGCGTGATCGCGCCCGACGTCGGCGGCGGCTTCGGCCTCAAGGCTCATGTCTTTCCCGAAGAAGTCGTGACCGCGTATGCCTCGCGTGCGCTCGGATGCACGGTCAAGTGGATCGAAGACCGGCGCGAGAGTCTCATCGCCTCGCTCCACGCCAAGCATCAGGTTGTTAACGTCGAGTTAGCGCTGCGCGGCGACGGCACAATGCTCGCGATGCGCTCGCGATGCCTCAGCGACATCGGCGCTTATACCGAGCATCCGTGGAGCTCCGGTCTCGAGGCGGGCGTGACGGCGTCCGCGATGCCGGGGCCGTACAGGATCGCGGCTTACGGTTTTGAAGCCATCTCGATCGCGACCAACAAAACGACAATCGGCGCATATCGCGGCGTCGGCATGCCCTCCGCAGTATTTGCGATGGAGCGCATGGTGGATCTCGCCGCCCATCGGCTCGCGCTCGATCCGGCCGAGCTGCGGCGCCGCAACATGATCCGCAGGGAAGATCATCCATACACCAACGTGCTCGGCTTCCAGGTCGAAAGCGGCAGCCATCAGGAGTCGCTGGCCAAAGCGCTCGCGATGATCGGCTACCAGAACTTTCGTGTGCAGCAGAAGGCCGCGCGCGCCGCGGGACGCATGATCGGCCTCGGCATCGCGTCGTATATCGAGACCACGGCGCCCGGCACCGCTGGATGGCTCGCGATGGGTCTGCGCATGGCGGGCTACGAAACCGCGACGGTCAGGATGGATCGCGCGGGCAAGGTGACGGTGCTGGTCGGAACGCATTCGCACGGCCAGAGTCACGAGACCACGTTCGCGCAGATCGCGGCGGATCAGCTCGGCGTCGCGCTCGAGGACGTACGCGTGGTGTTCGGCGATACCGAGGCGGTGCCGTACGGCTGGGGCACGGGCGGCAGCCGCAGCGCGGTGGTCGGCGGCGGCGCGACGATGAAAGCCTCGGCAGCAGTGCGCGAGAAGATTTTGCGCATCGCGTCGCGCCGCGGTGAGATTCCGCCGGGCGAGCTCGATCTCGCTAGTGGCTTTGTCGTACGGCGTGCCGACGGAGCTGCGCTCGCGCCGATCGCCGAGATCGCGCGTCAGGCGTATCTGCCCGCTGGCGCGGACTTCCAGCGCGAGGAGCCGGGCCTCGAAACGACGGCCTCGTACGAGCCGCCGCTCATGACCCACGCGAACTCGACCCATATCGCGACAGTCGAAATCGATTCGGGCACGGGCCAAATCAAAATTCTGCGCTACGTCGTAGTCGAGGACTGCGGGCGAATTATCAATCCGATGGTGGTTGACGGCCAGATCCAGGGCGGCGTCGCGCAGGGGATCGGCACCGCGATGCTCGAGCAGATTGTTTACGACGACAACGGCCAGGTGCTGACCGGCACGTTGATGGATTATCTTGCCCCGACGGCGACCGATGTGCCGCGGGTCGAGATCGCGCATATCGAATCGCCGTCGCCGTTCACGCTCGGCGGTTTCAAGGGCATGGGCGAAGGCGGCGCGATCGCACCGGGCGCGGCGATCTCCAACGCCGTCGCCGACGCGATCTCGGCTCAGGGCGCGAGCGTTACCGACATTCCGCTCACGCCGGAACGCGTGTTGTCGATCATCGATCAATCAAGAAGCAAGGATTCCGCGCGCTGACGATCGCGTGCGGCAGGAGGTTTTCGGTGGCTAACGAAAATATCGAACAGGATCGCAAGGAGATTTTGCGCCTGCACAACATCTGGATGCGCGCGAACGTGGGCTTCGATCTCGACGGGATGCGCGAGGCGTTCGTGGGCGGCGATCGCTTCCAGGGCTTCAACCTCAACGGCCACACCTACGCTCAGCGCGCCGAGTGGGAGCGGCTTTGGACTCATCTGCGCGGCGTGATGGAAATCCTGCCGGCGACTGACGAAAAGATCCTGCGCCTCGAGGTCCGCGGCGATGCGGCGTGGCTCGCCTTCGAGAGCGTGATCCCGGTGCGTGCGATAGCAGGCGCGCAGGCGAAATCATCCGGGATCGAGCTGCCAACCGACACGGTGTCGATAAAGTTCCGCGGCAGCGAAGTGTTCGTGCGCGAAGACGATGGCGGCAAGCCCGCCTGGAAGATGTGGCATTGCCATTTCTCGCCGTGCGCGCCGGCCAATGAACCGCGGCCCGGATTCTGATCATGCCGCGCACGGAGTTCGCGATCGGATTCGAGAACGCAACGGTGCAGCAATTCGTCGAGGCAGCGCGCCTCGTCGAGGAACTCGGCTTCAGCACGTTCTGGATTCCAGAGGATTATTTCTATCGCGGCGCATTCACGATCGCGGCGGCGATCGCGAGCGCGACCACGTCGCTCAAGATCGGGATCGGCGTGCTCAATCCATTCACGCGGCATCCGGCGCTGATCGCGATGGAGTTCGCCGCGCTCGACGAGTTGGCACAGGGCCGCGCGATCCTCGGGATCGGCGCGGGCGTGAGAGCGTGGATCGAAATCAACCTGCGCCTCGATTACAAAGGCGCGTCGCGCGCGATTCGTGAAAGTGTCGAGGTGATTCGCGCGATGATGCGCGGTGACAAAGTCGACTACGAGGGCCGTCATGTCCGCACCAGCGGCGTGAAGCTGAACTTCAGTCCTCTGCGCAAGGAGATCCCGATTCATCTGGGCGTACTTGGACCTCGCAACCTGGCGCTGGCGGGCGAGATCGCCGACGGCGTGCTGCTCAGCGCGATGCTCTCGCCCGCGTACATCCGCTTTGCGCGCGAGGCGATCGCACGCGGACGCGGCCCGCGCGGCGCCAGCGATTTTCCGGTCGCAGGCTATATCCTGTCGTCGATTGGCGAGGATGACCGGGCTGCGCGCGACGCGATCAAGCCCCTGCTCGCAGGACTGATCGGCCTGATGGCAGGAGAGCCGAAAAATCCGCTGTTTGCGACGGCGGGTCTCGATCCTGATCTCGTCGTCGCGATTGGCGCGCGCCTGGCAAACGGCGAGATGCCGGTCGAAATGATCTCGGACTGGATCGTCGACACGTTTGCGATCGCGGGTAGTCCCGAGCGATGCCGCGAGAACCTGGCGCGGCTGTTCGACGCCGGCCTGACCTCGCCGGTATTCTTCGAGATTCCCGGCGTGCCGCACCAGCGCACGATCGGCGACGTGCATCGCCACCTGCTGTCGCGCTTGCTGTAACCGACGCGCCGCCAAAATTTCGACGTTGAATTACGACGAAGAGATGCCGTGCGCTCTCTGAATCGACGCCAACCTTTTTGTCATCGCAACGCCTGTTCATCATTCGACTAGCCCACGTGTGACCTGGCCGCCGTCAGGTATCAGCCTCTCGCTCCCACCAGACGATCGGTGCTTCGGCATACCTTTTGCTGAACGAGACGATGGTCAAAAAAGGGAGGGGTTATGTCGACCAAACTCGGTTCTTCGAGTCGGGCGTGGATCGGATTCGCGCCAGTCGCGCTGGCCGGACTGTTCGTCGCTATCATTCTGATATCTGCCGGATGCGGGGGCAGCAGCGGCGGACCGCCACCGTCTGTCACCACAGCTACCGCAACGCCAACCGTTACGCCGACTGCGACGCCAACTCCGGTTGCTAGTCTGGACAAAACCCAGATGGCCAACGCCGCGCCGGATGAATGTTTCTACGGCGTCGGAGATCCCAACAATCTTTACCCTGCGGTGAACGTTTGTCCGCCGCCGTCGATGAGCAACCAACTCAAGATCAACCAGCTTCAGACGACGCCGCCAACGACGCCCAACAAAGTAAATGAATCGTACGTATGGGGTCTCACTGAAGCGGGAACCACGCTTTGGCTCGGCACTTCGCAGAACACTTTGTGTCTGGTTATCGGAAACTTGCTCAGCGCGGTCGCCCTGCCGCTGGATCCAATTGAGACCGATTCGTACGTTTGTGAATTCGGCGACAGCGTTTATGGCACCGCGCACATGTTGCCGGCAGCGATCGCTGACACTCGTCCACCAGGAATTTTCACCTTCGATACTACGACCAGCACGCTTACCGACGTGACGCCGTCTGATCCCTTGATCGCTAACACGGTGGGCCTGCGCTCAGCGGGAAATCTGGGTGGCGTTGCATTCCTGGCCGGACAGTCGCTCACCGGCGGAATCAACATGTTCGCGTTCAACGCCACGACCGACGCATATATCGGATCGCAAAATTTCCCGCAGTACAGCGATATCCGCTCGTGGGTGGTGCTCGGCACGCAGCTCTACGCCGGTGTGCAGAACACCGCCACCCGTACGGGCAGCGTGTTGAAGTGGACAGGGACAGTGGCGCTTCCTTTCCAGTTCGTGGACGTCGGCGATATTGACAATGAAGCCGCCAACCTCGCGGCTCACCAGGGGCGTATCTTCGTCACCACGTGGACCGGTTTCGGAACCGGCACCACTACCAACTACGCCGGATTGTGGATGAGCCCTGTCGCTGCCGTCGGCGGTCTGACCAATGCGGACGCCGCCAATTGGCAGGAGCTGTGGAAGGTTAACTTCTACGATCCCGACGGGGTCACGGCGCACACCGTCGTCGGCGGCGCGCTCGCCTCGTTCGATGGATTCCTTTATTGGGGCACCCTGCAGGTGCCGTTGAGCGGCGTCGCGGAGCACTACCAGGCCTTTCCGCCGCCGAGCTTCCCGCCCATTCCGAGCGACTTCGCAATGGCGATTCTCGGCACGCAGCGACCGATTGCGATTTTCCGATGCTGCGGCACCACGCTTACGGACGTCGATCCGCAGCCCGCA carries:
- a CDS encoding nuclear transport factor 2 family protein, yielding MANENIEQDRKEILRLHNIWMRANVGFDLDGMREAFVGGDRFQGFNLNGHTYAQRAEWERLWTHLRGVMEILPATDEKILRLEVRGDAAWLAFESVIPVRAIAGAQAKSSGIELPTDTVSIKFRGSEVFVREDDGGKPAWKMWHCHFSPCAPANEPRPGF
- a CDS encoding xanthine dehydrogenase family protein molybdopterin-binding subunit — protein: MASSAASPLGTGKLVGASVLRVEDRRALMGKSQFVDDVRLPGTLAIAFVRSPYAHARILRVDATTARAHPGVHKVFTAEELEGSAAVMRVEWDPASRSPQHKTCEWPVLARDKVRFVGEAVAAIVADDRYVAEDAAELVEIDYEPLEPVVDMERALDAASPLVHDEWGDNVLVAVKAEFGDVARAFAEADVVIAERFTTGRHTALPMEGRACLAIYEPASGQLTFWSSSQIPHVLRTHLAQILDFPEHRLRVIAPDVGGGFGLKAHVFPEEVVTAYASRALGCTVKWIEDRRESLIASLHAKHQVVNVELALRGDGTMLAMRSRCLSDIGAYTEHPWSSGLEAGVTASAMPGPYRIAAYGFEAISIATNKTTIGAYRGVGMPSAVFAMERMVDLAAHRLALDPAELRRRNMIRREDHPYTNVLGFQVESGSHQESLAKALAMIGYQNFRVQQKAARAAGRMIGLGIASYIETTAPGTAGWLAMGLRMAGYETATVRMDRAGKVTVLVGTHSHGQSHETTFAQIAADQLGVALEDVRVVFGDTEAVPYGWGTGGSRSAVVGGGATMKASAAVREKILRIASRRGEIPPGELDLASGFVVRRADGAALAPIAEIARQAYLPAGADFQREEPGLETTASYEPPLMTHANSTHIATVEIDSGTGQIKILRYVVVEDCGRIINPMVVDGQIQGGVAQGIGTAMLEQIVYDDNGQVLTGTLMDYLAPTATDVPRVEIAHIESPSPFTLGGFKGMGEGGAIAPGAAISNAVADAISAQGASVTDIPLTPERVLSIIDQSRSKDSAR
- a CDS encoding LLM class flavin-dependent oxidoreductase gives rise to the protein MPRTEFAIGFENATVQQFVEAARLVEELGFSTFWIPEDYFYRGAFTIAAAIASATTSLKIGIGVLNPFTRHPALIAMEFAALDELAQGRAILGIGAGVRAWIEINLRLDYKGASRAIRESVEVIRAMMRGDKVDYEGRHVRTSGVKLNFSPLRKEIPIHLGVLGPRNLALAGEIADGVLLSAMLSPAYIRFAREAIARGRGPRGASDFPVAGYILSSIGEDDRAARDAIKPLLAGLIGLMAGEPKNPLFATAGLDPDLVVAIGARLANGEMPVEMISDWIVDTFAIAGSPERCRENLARLFDAGLTSPVFFEIPGVPHQRTIGDVHRHLLSRLL